One genomic region from Jiangella sp. DSM 45060 encodes:
- a CDS encoding metallophosphoesterase encodes MPAPAPRPRDLSPAETGFVRQRPVPWLNPGLLAGTAVRVLLAYLFGGYLDKRELQAALPDRAYDHSAADELWFDYTADVGDGFDATYSVASLLARPELMLDDGRLLPRGALLVLGGDQVYPTASSPAYDNRWKGPYRAALPDLAAETPSLYALPGNHDWYDGLTAFLRLFAQGDTIGGWRTRQGRSYFALELPHGWWLFAVDIQLSSYIDEPQLDYFRRVAERLTPESRIILAPAQPSWVKTHERPDAYDSLDYFIRTIIEPTGARVPLLLSGDMHHYARYTGDGPDGRGRQLVTCGGGGAYLVGTDHLPEAVDVPPEQTITRRRSTPRRYELVAAYPSRQASRRLGWQVFARLPRRNPGFVGLLGLMQTLLMLAFVTSPEHLITPATVTGVAAVLAGTAVFTLVLGVRTRKHIVAALLHAVPHVALALGGAAAWSALPLSDLPNPWVTLLTFAVYGPVIGLLDTWVVCAYLLVARYFDVNVNELYAGLGIEDQKSFLRFHIGRDGSLTLYPVTVERVAHAWRADPGGAPGTPWIVPAEPLHATLAEPPVLLDGPRRGAG; translated from the coding sequence ATGCCCGCACCCGCGCCCCGGCCGCGCGACCTCAGCCCGGCGGAGACCGGGTTCGTGCGGCAGCGCCCGGTGCCCTGGCTGAACCCCGGCCTGCTCGCCGGCACCGCCGTCCGCGTCCTGCTCGCGTACCTGTTCGGCGGCTACCTCGACAAACGCGAACTGCAGGCGGCACTGCCCGACCGCGCGTACGACCACTCCGCCGCCGACGAGCTGTGGTTCGACTACACCGCCGACGTCGGCGACGGCTTCGACGCCACCTACTCGGTCGCGTCGCTGCTGGCCCGGCCGGAGCTCATGCTCGACGACGGCCGGCTGCTGCCGCGTGGCGCCCTGCTCGTGCTCGGCGGCGACCAGGTGTACCCGACGGCGTCCAGCCCGGCCTACGACAACCGCTGGAAGGGCCCGTACCGCGCCGCCCTGCCCGACCTCGCCGCCGAGACGCCGTCGCTGTACGCGCTGCCCGGCAACCACGACTGGTACGACGGCCTGACGGCGTTCCTGCGGCTGTTCGCGCAGGGCGACACCATCGGCGGCTGGCGCACCCGGCAGGGACGCAGCTACTTCGCGCTGGAGCTGCCGCACGGGTGGTGGCTGTTCGCCGTCGACATCCAGCTGTCCTCGTACATCGACGAGCCGCAGCTGGACTACTTCCGCCGCGTCGCCGAGCGCCTGACGCCGGAGAGCCGCATCATCCTGGCGCCGGCCCAGCCGTCGTGGGTGAAGACGCACGAGCGGCCCGACGCCTACGACAGCCTCGACTACTTCATCCGCACGATCATCGAGCCGACCGGCGCCCGCGTCCCGCTGCTGCTCTCCGGCGACATGCACCACTACGCGCGCTACACCGGCGACGGGCCGGACGGACGCGGCCGCCAGCTGGTGACCTGCGGCGGAGGCGGCGCCTACCTCGTCGGCACCGACCACCTGCCCGAGGCCGTGGATGTCCCGCCGGAGCAGACCATCACCCGGCGGCGCAGCACCCCGCGACGCTACGAGCTGGTCGCGGCGTACCCGTCGCGGCAGGCGTCGCGGCGGCTGGGGTGGCAGGTGTTCGCCCGGCTGCCGCGGCGCAACCCCGGCTTCGTCGGGCTGCTCGGGCTCATGCAGACGCTGCTCATGCTGGCCTTCGTCACGTCGCCGGAGCATCTCATCACGCCCGCGACGGTCACCGGGGTGGCCGCCGTGCTGGCCGGTACGGCGGTGTTCACGCTGGTCCTGGGCGTGCGGACGCGCAAGCACATCGTCGCGGCGCTGCTCCATGCGGTACCGCACGTGGCGCTGGCGCTCGGGGGAGCGGCGGCGTGGTCGGCGCTGCCGCTGTCCGACCTGCCGAACCCCTGGGTGACGCTGCTGACGTTCGCCGTCTACGGGCCGGTGATCGGGCTGCTCGACACCTGGGTCGTCTGCGCGTACCTGCTGGTCGCGCGGTACTTCGACGTCAACGTCAACGAGCTGTACGCGGGCCTGGGCATCGAGGACCAGAAGAGCTTCCTGCGCTTCCACATCGGCCGCGACGGGTCGCTGACGCTCTACCCGGTGACGGTCGAGCGGGTGGCGCACGCCTGGCGGGCCGACCCGGGCGGCGCGCCGGGCACGCCGTGGATCGTCCCCGCGGAGCCGCTGCACGCCACGCTGGCCGAGCCGCCGGTACTGCTCGACGGGCCGCGGAGGGGTGCCGGATAG
- a CDS encoding DUF4233 domain-containing protein, with protein MNRIAATILSIQVIVVLLAVPVAINIADVGRGPAWLAGGGIALLCVFGAATVRRGRPGYVLGTAAQVGSIAAGFVVPQMLILGGIFALLWFVLLRIGPQVEREKAAREAQQDDG; from the coding sequence GTGAACCGCATCGCCGCCACCATCCTGTCGATCCAGGTCATCGTCGTCCTGCTGGCCGTCCCGGTCGCCATCAACATCGCCGACGTCGGGCGCGGGCCGGCCTGGCTGGCCGGTGGGGGCATCGCCCTGCTGTGCGTGTTCGGCGCGGCGACGGTGCGCCGCGGGCGGCCCGGCTACGTGCTCGGGACGGCGGCCCAGGTGGGCTCGATCGCCGCCGGCTTCGTCGTGCCGCAGATGCTCATCCTGGGCGGCATCTTCGCCCTCCTGTGGTTCGTCCTTCTGCGCATCGGCCCGCAGGTCGAGCGGGAGAAGGCGGCGCGCGAGGCGCAGCAGGACGACGGCTGA
- the ndk gene encoding nucleoside-diphosphate kinase has product MSERTLVLIKPDAVRRGLIGEILARYERKGLSIVALDQRTIDPTLSDAHYAEHVEKAFYPALREFVTGGPLVALVLEGDQAIDVVRAMNGATDGRKAAPGTIRGDLSLSNSENLVHASDSPESAKRELDLWFPGL; this is encoded by the coding sequence GTGTCCGAGCGCACGCTCGTCCTGATCAAGCCCGACGCCGTCCGCCGCGGCCTGATCGGGGAGATCCTGGCCCGCTACGAACGCAAGGGCCTGTCCATCGTCGCGCTGGACCAGCGCACCATTGACCCCACCCTCTCCGACGCACACTACGCCGAGCACGTCGAGAAGGCGTTCTACCCCGCGCTGCGCGAGTTCGTCACCGGCGGCCCGCTGGTCGCGCTCGTCCTCGAGGGCGACCAGGCCATCGACGTCGTGCGGGCCATGAACGGCGCCACCGACGGCCGCAAGGCCGCGCCCGGCACCATCCGCGGCGACCTCTCGCTGTCCAACTCCGAGAACCTCGTGCACGCCTCCGACTCCCCCGAGTCGGCCAAGCGCGAGCTCGACCTCTGGTTCCCCGGCCTGTAG
- a CDS encoding ketopantoate reductase family protein, with protein sequence MAFVIYGAGAVGGVLGARLHSAGFDVRLIARGAHLSAIRSGGVRLESPEGATTVPVPAYGSPAEAGVGPDDVVLLTMKSQDTPAALDALRLVASSTTPVVCLQNGVANERLALRLFSHVYGVCVMFPAAHIEPGVVQARSAPVPGLLDLGRYPGGVDETARSVAAAFSKAGFVSEARDDIMRWKYRKLIMNLGNAVTALCGTGSGPAAQVTELLRSEGEAVLAAAGIDVVDDETDRARRADLLRTPAFEGQAPEGGSSVQSLLRGTDTIEADHLNGEIVLLGRLHGVPAPANELVRQLAVVAARERRAPGSVPATDLLARLAA encoded by the coding sequence ATGGCTTTCGTGATCTACGGCGCCGGCGCCGTCGGCGGCGTCCTGGGTGCGCGCCTGCACTCCGCCGGTTTCGACGTGCGGCTGATCGCCCGCGGCGCGCACCTGTCCGCCATCCGCTCCGGCGGGGTGCGGCTGGAGTCGCCGGAGGGCGCGACGACAGTGCCGGTGCCCGCGTACGGGTCGCCCGCCGAGGCCGGGGTCGGCCCGGACGACGTGGTGCTGCTCACCATGAAGAGCCAGGACACGCCGGCCGCGCTGGACGCGCTGCGCTTGGTCGCCTCGTCGACGACGCCGGTCGTGTGTCTGCAGAACGGCGTGGCCAACGAGCGCCTGGCGTTGCGGCTGTTCTCGCACGTGTACGGCGTGTGCGTGATGTTCCCGGCTGCGCACATCGAGCCGGGCGTCGTCCAGGCGCGGTCGGCGCCGGTCCCGGGCCTGCTCGACCTCGGCCGCTACCCCGGCGGCGTCGACGAGACCGCGCGGTCGGTGGCGGCCGCGTTCTCCAAGGCCGGGTTCGTCTCCGAGGCGCGCGACGACATCATGCGGTGGAAGTACCGCAAGCTGATCATGAACCTCGGCAACGCGGTCACCGCCCTGTGCGGCACCGGCTCGGGCCCCGCCGCGCAGGTCACGGAGCTGCTGCGGTCCGAGGGCGAGGCCGTGCTCGCGGCGGCCGGCATCGACGTCGTCGACGACGAGACCGACCGCGCCCGGCGCGCTGACCTGCTGCGGACGCCCGCCTTCGAGGGCCAGGCACCTGAGGGCGGCTCGTCGGTGCAGAGCCTGCTGCGCGGCACCGACACCATCGAGGCCGACCACCTCAACGGCGAGATCGTGCTGCTGGGGCGGTTGCACGGCGTGCCGGCCCCGGCGAACGAGCTGGTCAGGCAGCTGGCCGTGGTGGCGGCGCGGGAGCGGCGGGCGCCCGGCTCGGTGCCGGCCACCGACCTGCTGGCGCGGCTCGCGGCCTGA
- a CDS encoding GuaB1 family IMP dehydrogenase-related protein, protein MRFLHDQVPDQDLTYSDVFLVPNRSQVGSRLDVDLTTADGTGTTIPLVAANMTAVSGRRMAETLARCGGLAVIPQDIPPGVVADVIAWVKARHTVYDTPLTMPPDGTVGEAYNLLPKRGHGAVIVVEDGRAVGVVTEADCQGVDRFTQLHSVMSRELLTLPAGVAPEEAFTQLHDGRHRLAPVVGPDGRIAGILTRERALRATLYQPSLDDGGRLRIGTAVGINGDVEGKAKALLAAGTDVLVVDTAHGHQERMLDVLRRVRALDPQVPVVAGNVVTAEGVSDLVAAGADIVKVGVGPGAMCTTRMMTGVGRPQFSSVLECAARARDLGVRIWADGGVRHPRDVALALAAGADNVMIGSWFAGTYESPGDVLRDGEGRLYKESFGMASARAVRLRTAEDSAFERARKGIFEEGVSQARMYLSPSRPSVEDLVDTIVAGVRSAFTYVGAATIEEFRERAVVGVQSASGYTEGMPVDVSW, encoded by the coding sequence ATGCGGTTCCTGCACGACCAGGTCCCTGACCAGGACCTCACCTACAGCGACGTGTTCCTCGTGCCGAACCGTTCTCAGGTGGGGTCGCGGCTCGACGTCGACCTCACCACCGCCGACGGCACGGGCACGACCATCCCGCTGGTCGCGGCGAACATGACCGCGGTGTCCGGGCGGCGCATGGCCGAGACGCTGGCGCGCTGCGGCGGCCTCGCCGTCATCCCGCAGGACATCCCGCCGGGCGTCGTCGCCGACGTCATCGCGTGGGTGAAGGCCCGGCACACCGTCTACGACACCCCGCTGACCATGCCGCCCGACGGCACCGTCGGCGAGGCGTACAACCTGCTGCCCAAACGCGGCCACGGCGCCGTCATCGTGGTCGAGGACGGCCGCGCCGTCGGCGTCGTCACCGAGGCCGACTGCCAGGGCGTCGACCGCTTCACCCAGCTGCACTCGGTGATGTCGCGCGAGCTGCTGACGCTGCCCGCCGGCGTCGCGCCCGAGGAGGCGTTCACCCAGCTCCACGACGGACGGCACCGGCTGGCCCCGGTGGTCGGGCCGGACGGCCGCATCGCCGGCATCCTGACCCGCGAGCGGGCGCTGCGGGCCACCCTGTACCAGCCGTCGCTCGACGACGGCGGGCGGCTGCGCATCGGCACTGCGGTCGGTATCAACGGCGACGTCGAGGGCAAGGCGAAGGCGCTGCTCGCGGCCGGCACCGACGTGCTGGTCGTCGACACCGCGCACGGCCACCAGGAACGCATGCTCGACGTCCTGCGCCGGGTCCGCGCGCTGGACCCGCAGGTACCCGTCGTCGCCGGCAACGTCGTCACGGCCGAGGGCGTCAGCGACCTCGTCGCGGCGGGCGCCGACATCGTCAAGGTCGGCGTCGGACCGGGCGCCATGTGCACCACCCGCATGATGACCGGCGTCGGCCGGCCGCAGTTCTCCTCCGTCCTCGAGTGCGCCGCGCGCGCCCGCGACCTGGGCGTCCGCATCTGGGCCGACGGCGGCGTGCGGCACCCGCGCGACGTCGCGCTGGCGCTGGCCGCGGGCGCCGACAACGTCATGATCGGGTCCTGGTTCGCCGGCACCTACGAGTCGCCCGGCGACGTCCTGCGCGACGGCGAGGGCCGGCTGTACAAGGAGAGCTTCGGCATGGCGTCGGCCCGCGCCGTCCGGTTGCGCACGGCCGAGGACTCCGCGTTCGAGCGGGCCCGCAAGGGCATCTTCGAGGAGGGCGTCTCGCAGGCGCGCATGTATCTCTCGCCGTCGCGGCCCAGCGTCGAGGACCTCGTCGACACCATCGTCGCGGGTGTGCGCAGCGCATTCACCTACGTCGGCGCCGCGACCATCGAGGAGTTCCGCGAGCGGGCCGTCGTGGGTGTGCAGAGTGCTTCGGGCTACACCGAGGGGATGCCCGTGGACGTGAGCTGGTGA
- a CDS encoding NADP-dependent oxidoreductase — MRAVRYARYGGPDVLSLDAVELPEPGPGEVRVAVRAAGVNPYDSKARRGLYAHESAPAEPARVGLECSGVVDALGPDVDGWAVGDAVFGLAPGSAATHVVVPAAGLVAKPGAMTFVQAAALPVACETAFRVIRLLDVRAGDVVLVHAAAGAVGLVASQLALARGARVIGTAGPANHEFLSSLGVEPVRYGDGLATRVRALAPTGVDAVLDASGRDVLPVSVELAGGPDRVVTIADGSASQYGVRASWSADLPLPQVFETVLPLVEQGTVRMPIAATFPLEQVAEAQELSETGHLRGKIVLTVD, encoded by the coding sequence GTGAGGGCCGTCCGGTACGCCCGGTACGGCGGTCCTGACGTGCTGTCGCTGGACGCCGTCGAGCTGCCCGAGCCCGGGCCCGGCGAGGTGCGGGTCGCGGTCCGCGCCGCCGGCGTCAACCCGTACGACTCCAAGGCGCGGCGCGGCCTGTACGCGCACGAGAGCGCGCCGGCCGAGCCGGCGCGGGTCGGCCTGGAATGCTCCGGCGTCGTCGACGCGCTCGGCCCCGACGTCGATGGCTGGGCGGTGGGCGACGCGGTGTTCGGGCTGGCGCCCGGGTCGGCCGCCACCCACGTCGTCGTCCCGGCCGCGGGGCTGGTGGCCAAGCCGGGCGCAATGACGTTCGTGCAGGCGGCCGCGTTGCCCGTGGCCTGCGAGACGGCGTTCCGGGTCATCCGCCTGCTGGACGTCCGCGCCGGCGACGTCGTGCTCGTGCATGCCGCCGCGGGTGCTGTCGGCCTGGTGGCGAGCCAGCTGGCGCTGGCCCGCGGCGCCCGGGTCATCGGCACCGCTGGCCCGGCCAACCACGAGTTCCTCTCCTCCCTCGGCGTCGAGCCCGTCCGCTACGGCGACGGTCTGGCCACGCGGGTGCGAGCGCTCGCCCCCACCGGCGTCGACGCCGTCCTGGACGCGTCCGGGCGCGACGTGCTGCCGGTCTCCGTCGAGCTGGCCGGCGGCCCGGACCGGGTCGTCACCATCGCCGACGGCTCCGCGTCGCAGTACGGCGTGCGGGCCAGCTGGAGCGCCGACCTGCCGCTGCCGCAGGTGTTCGAGACCGTGCTGCCGCTGGTCGAGCAGGGGACGGTGCGGATGCCGATCGCCGCCACGTTCCCGCTCGAGCAGGTCGCGGAGGCGCAGGAGCTCAGCGAGACCGGCCACCTGCGCGGCAAGATCGTCCTGACAGTGGACTGA
- a CDS encoding folylpolyglutamate synthase/dihydrofolate synthase family protein, giving the protein MTDDVLAGIEAELLARRPETRVEPSLERIRDLVDLLGNPQRAYPVLHIGGTNGKTSTARMADALLRELNLRTGRYTSPHLQSVTERIVIDGEPVTPQRFAATYAEVKPYLDLVDSKHDVALGYFEVLTALAYAAFADTPVEAAVVEVGMGGAWDATNVADGRVAVVTPVAVDHVEYLGDTIEEIATEKAGIIKPGGYAILGPQTATAAQILLARVAETGATVARQGLEFGLRSREMAVGGQVIGLQGLTGPYDEIFLPLHGEYQAHNAAAALAAVEAFVGGGREPLDADLVRAAFARVTSPGRLEALRRGPVVLADAAHNPAGAAALAAALTEEFAGTALVAVVAAMADKDVEGILTELEPVVEAVVVTENSSPRTMPVDQLANIAVDVFGQDRVHQAVPLPEAVDTGLALAEREESLGGYGVVVTGSVVTAGDARVAFGAAS; this is encoded by the coding sequence GTGACCGACGACGTCCTCGCCGGCATCGAGGCGGAGCTGCTGGCCCGGCGGCCCGAGACGCGGGTCGAGCCGTCGCTGGAGCGCATCCGCGACCTCGTCGACCTCCTCGGCAACCCGCAGCGCGCCTACCCCGTCCTGCACATCGGCGGCACCAACGGCAAGACGTCGACGGCGCGCATGGCCGACGCGCTGCTGCGCGAGCTGAACCTGCGCACCGGGCGCTACACCAGCCCGCACCTGCAGTCGGTCACCGAGCGCATCGTCATCGACGGCGAGCCCGTCACGCCGCAGCGCTTCGCCGCCACGTATGCCGAGGTCAAGCCGTACCTCGACCTCGTCGACTCCAAGCACGACGTCGCGCTGGGCTACTTCGAGGTGCTGACGGCGCTGGCCTACGCCGCGTTCGCCGACACCCCGGTCGAGGCCGCCGTCGTCGAGGTCGGCATGGGCGGCGCGTGGGACGCCACCAACGTCGCCGACGGCCGCGTCGCGGTCGTCACCCCCGTCGCCGTCGACCACGTCGAGTACCTCGGCGACACCATCGAGGAGATCGCCACCGAGAAGGCCGGCATCATCAAGCCCGGCGGCTACGCGATCCTCGGCCCGCAGACCGCCACCGCCGCGCAGATCCTGCTGGCCCGCGTGGCCGAGACCGGCGCCACGGTGGCCCGGCAGGGGCTGGAGTTCGGCCTGCGCAGCCGCGAGATGGCCGTCGGCGGGCAGGTCATCGGCCTGCAGGGGCTGACCGGGCCGTACGACGAGATCTTCCTGCCGCTGCACGGCGAGTACCAGGCGCACAACGCGGCGGCCGCGCTGGCCGCCGTCGAGGCGTTCGTCGGGGGCGGGCGCGAGCCGCTCGACGCCGACCTCGTCCGGGCCGCGTTCGCCCGGGTCACCTCGCCCGGACGGCTCGAGGCGCTGCGCCGCGGCCCCGTCGTCCTCGCCGACGCCGCGCACAACCCGGCCGGCGCGGCGGCGCTCGCGGCGGCGCTCACCGAGGAGTTCGCCGGCACCGCGCTGGTGGCCGTCGTCGCCGCCATGGCCGACAAGGACGTCGAGGGCATCCTCACCGAACTGGAGCCGGTGGTCGAGGCCGTCGTCGTCACGGAGAACTCGTCGCCGCGCACCATGCCGGTCGACCAGCTGGCCAACATCGCCGTCGACGTATTCGGCCAGGACCGCGTCCACCAGGCGGTGCCGCTGCCCGAGGCGGTCGACACCGGCCTGGCGCTGGCCGAGCGCGAGGAGTCGCTGGGCGGCTATGGCGTCGTCGTCACCGGCTCGGTCGTGACGGCGGGCGACGCGCGGGTGGCGTTCGGGGCGGCGTCGTGA
- a CDS encoding valine--tRNA ligase, with the protein MTESTLPEPTLPSVYDPAAVEAPLYEGWVERGYFEADEKSDKPPYCIVIPPPNVTGSLHLGHAFEHTLIDALVRRRRMQGYEALWMPGMDHAGIATQNVVERELAKTGTSRHDLGREAFVEKVWEWKAESGGRILAQMRRLGDGVAWSRERFTMDDGLSRAVQTIFKRLYDDELIYRAERIINWCVRCHTALSDIEVEHSDDDGELVSIRYSDDVVVATTRAETMLGDTAVAVHPDDERYRHLIGTEVELPLTGRRIPIVGDPHVDPSFGTGMVKVTPAHDPNDFEIGRRHDLPMLTIMDEQGVITAHGPFQGLDRFEARPAVVAALRAEGRIVSEKRPYVHAVGHCSRCKTVVEPRLSLQWWVKVGPLARAAGDAVRDGRVAIHPKSMESRWFGWVDDMHDWCISRQLWWGHRIPVWYGPDGEVVCVGPDDDVPSGEGWTQDEDVLDTWFSSALWPFSTLGWPDETPALEKFYPNQVLVTGYDILFFWVARMMMFGLYANTEVPFHTIALHGMVRDERGKKMSKSFGNAVDPLDWMDAYGSDALRFTLARGANPGADVPIGEDWVQASRNFCNKLWNATRFALISGARVGELPPSEELTSADRWILSRLNTVLADVDAQFEDYQFAKLSDTLYHFAWDEFCDWYVELAKTQLGGAAAENTRLVLGHVLDRLLRVLHPVTPFVTEALWTTLTGQESLVVADWPQPDASRQDAAAEATVAELQRLVTEVRRFRSDQGLKPGQKVPARVAGGAAEHEAAFRSLTRLTTPDDGFAATAQVVVGAVTVELDLSGAVDVEAERKRLSKDLANERKALEQALRKLGNEQFLAKAPESEVDKVRGRRTAAEAEIARLEAQLAGLPQGTP; encoded by the coding sequence GTGACCGAGTCCACTCTTCCCGAGCCCACCCTGCCGTCCGTCTACGACCCGGCGGCGGTAGAGGCGCCGCTCTACGAGGGCTGGGTCGAGCGCGGCTATTTCGAGGCCGACGAGAAGAGCGACAAGCCCCCGTACTGCATCGTCATCCCGCCGCCCAACGTCACCGGGTCGCTGCACCTGGGCCACGCGTTCGAGCACACGCTGATCGACGCGCTGGTGCGGCGGCGGCGCATGCAGGGCTACGAGGCGCTGTGGATGCCGGGCATGGACCACGCCGGCATCGCCACCCAGAACGTCGTCGAGCGCGAGCTGGCCAAGACCGGGACCTCCCGCCACGACCTCGGCCGCGAGGCGTTCGTCGAGAAGGTCTGGGAGTGGAAGGCCGAGTCCGGCGGGCGCATCCTCGCGCAGATGCGCCGGCTCGGCGACGGCGTCGCCTGGAGCCGCGAGCGGTTCACCATGGACGACGGCCTGTCCCGGGCGGTCCAGACCATCTTCAAGCGGCTCTACGACGACGAGCTGATCTACCGCGCCGAGCGCATCATCAACTGGTGCGTGCGCTGCCACACCGCGCTGTCCGACATCGAGGTCGAGCACAGCGACGACGACGGCGAGCTGGTCTCGATCCGCTACAGCGACGACGTCGTCGTGGCCACCACGCGGGCCGAGACGATGCTCGGCGACACCGCCGTGGCCGTGCACCCCGACGACGAGCGCTACCGGCACCTCATCGGCACCGAGGTCGAGCTGCCGCTGACCGGCCGGCGCATCCCGATCGTCGGCGACCCGCACGTCGACCCGTCGTTCGGCACCGGCATGGTGAAGGTCACGCCGGCGCACGACCCCAACGACTTCGAGATCGGCCGGCGCCACGACCTCCCGATGCTCACCATCATGGACGAGCAGGGCGTCATCACCGCGCACGGCCCGTTCCAGGGTCTCGACCGCTTCGAGGCCCGTCCGGCCGTCGTCGCCGCGCTGCGCGCCGAGGGCCGCATCGTCTCGGAGAAGCGGCCGTACGTGCACGCCGTCGGCCACTGCTCGCGGTGCAAGACCGTCGTCGAGCCGCGGCTGTCGCTGCAGTGGTGGGTCAAGGTCGGCCCGCTCGCGCGGGCCGCCGGCGACGCCGTCCGCGACGGCCGGGTCGCCATCCACCCGAAGTCCATGGAGTCGCGCTGGTTCGGCTGGGTCGACGACATGCACGACTGGTGCATCTCGCGGCAGCTGTGGTGGGGCCACCGCATCCCGGTCTGGTACGGGCCGGACGGCGAAGTGGTGTGCGTCGGCCCCGACGACGACGTCCCCAGCGGCGAGGGCTGGACGCAGGACGAGGACGTGCTCGACACCTGGTTCTCGTCGGCGCTGTGGCCGTTCTCGACGCTCGGCTGGCCCGACGAGACCCCGGCGCTGGAGAAGTTCTACCCGAACCAGGTGCTGGTCACCGGCTACGACATCCTGTTCTTCTGGGTGGCCCGGATGATGATGTTCGGGCTCTACGCGAACACCGAGGTGCCGTTCCACACCATCGCGCTGCACGGCATGGTCCGCGACGAGCGCGGCAAGAAGATGTCGAAGTCGTTCGGCAACGCCGTCGACCCGCTCGACTGGATGGACGCCTACGGGTCCGACGCGCTGCGGTTCACGCTCGCGCGCGGCGCCAACCCCGGCGCTGACGTCCCCATCGGGGAGGACTGGGTCCAGGCGTCGCGCAACTTCTGCAACAAGCTCTGGAACGCCACCCGGTTCGCGCTGATCAGCGGCGCCCGCGTGGGTGAGCTGCCGCCGTCGGAGGAGCTGACGTCGGCCGACCGGTGGATCCTGTCGCGGCTGAACACCGTCCTCGCCGACGTCGACGCCCAGTTCGAGGACTACCAGTTCGCCAAGCTCAGCGACACCCTCTACCACTTCGCGTGGGACGAGTTCTGCGACTGGTACGTCGAGCTGGCGAAGACCCAGCTGGGCGGCGCCGCGGCCGAGAACACCCGGCTGGTGCTCGGGCACGTCCTCGACCGCCTGCTGCGGGTGCTGCACCCCGTCACGCCGTTCGTCACCGAGGCGCTGTGGACGACGCTGACCGGCCAGGAGTCGCTGGTGGTGGCCGACTGGCCGCAGCCCGACGCGTCGCGCCAAGACGCCGCGGCCGAGGCCACCGTCGCCGAGCTGCAGCGGCTGGTCACCGAGGTGCGCCGGTTCCGCAGCGACCAGGGGCTCAAGCCCGGCCAGAAGGTGCCGGCCCGGGTGGCCGGCGGCGCGGCCGAGCACGAGGCCGCGTTCCGGTCGCTGACCCGCCTCACCACGCCCGACGACGGCTTCGCGGCCACCGCGCAGGTCGTGGTCGGCGCCGTCACCGTCGAGCTGGACCTCTCCGGCGCCGTCGACGTCGAGGCCGAGCGCAAGCGCCTGAGCAAGGATCTCGCCAACGAGCGCAAGGCGCTGGAGCAGGCGCTGCGCAAGCTCGGCAACGAGCAGTTCCTGGCCAAGGCGCCGGAGTCCGAGGTCGACAAGGTCCGCGGCCGGCGCACGGCCGCCGAGGCCGAGATCGCCCGGCTCGAGGCGCAGCTGGCCGGGCTCCCGCAGGGCACGCCGTGA